The stretch of DNA AAGCCTGCGTCGtcaatttcttttttacttcTTATTTTCTATGTCAATTGAATACGCATCCAAAAACACACAGTCATAGACGGTGACGCCGACTGAGACATGGCCGACATGGCTCTTTGGTGAATATCTACTGGATGTTGTGGGTTTGTTAAAGGGTGGGGTGTGAAGAACAAAGAGCTGatatttgctttctttattatatatataaatatatatatatatatatatatatatatatatatatatatatatatatatatatatttgttgttgttcttgaaatatatatatatatatttcaagaacaacaacaacaatatatatatatatatatatatatatatatatatatatatatatatatatgttgttgttgttgaaatatatataaaacaaatatcaCAAGTTAACTCAGTATGAACTGATGTCTTGAAATTAAGAAAAGCAATCACATTCAAGAAATTGTAACAAGCcaaacccatccatccatccatccatccattttcaataccgcttatcctcattagggtcgcgggggcgctggagcctatcccagctgacatagggcgaaggcaggggacaccctggacaggccgccagtccatcgagggcaagcCAAACCCATATTTATCTTAAATAAATTAGTCTTTGAATAATAATCTGTTGAAAGACCACTTGGTATCTTCATCACTATCGGTACCCCGTAGTACATGACCCCCCTTTGGACCCTTTGGTGGCCTCTAAAAGGACTAAAAGGTGCAGATACTGCATTCTTCAGTTGGCTATTGTACCCTACAGCTGTACTGGGATTTTACCAGTTGCACTGGGTACTGATGATTACTTGTAGCTCCACCTCATATCGGTCCATGTTCTCAGAGCCACGTTTCATGCATCAGGTGTTTTGATGAGCCGTCTTGTGTTCTGGCTCGCTGATTGTGCACTTTTGAGTTTGCTGCCTTTGAAAAGCTAAGAAACTTGACAGACTGATGATACGCAGGCCGGTGCTAAATTATGTCTTTAAATACTGTGAAAAGTCATACAATTCCAGCGGATACTTGAAATACCTGAAAATAGATACAGCCGGAGATCAATAACAAGAATAAACTAAATCTTGACACAGCTGCAAAGGGCTCACACGACTCTTGGTCTCTTGGTCTACAAAGGACTCCCCCACACTGAGACTAACCCTCGTTTATATCTTGTCACGCTCCCCCTGGTGGGGAGGAACCGTGCTGATAACGAGTCGGCTGTAAAACAAGGCTGTctgaaccgtgtgtgtgtgtgtgtgtgtgtgtgtgtgtgtaaatcaaaaaaaaaaagggagagataaGTTGCTccgaaaggaaggaaagaaaataaaaaaaacgtttgaatGACAGATTTAGGACGTCTGGAGTTTCTGCATGTGAAGAATGTCAATCACAGTGGCGTCTCACTAATTCACCTTTgatacccccctccccccccccccccccccttctgttcCACAGGACATGACCCAGCAAGCCTTCGCGGGGGACCAACGAATCCTTTACAGCTCTAAGTCATGTGTGAGTATATTGTTTATACGCTCGTTGTTTATCTTTGATAATTAAAGGGGAACTCCACAGATTTTGCATAATAAAGTCTCCACAGGAGAATCTGATAAACTGCCTCATATTATGTCACTTGAGGCAGTTTATCAGACTCGGTTTGGTCAAAAGACGTCATgtatgcaaattaaaaaaaggtgtggAGTTACAAAGAAGTGAACTTACCGGACCTCTGAAGACTGCATTACCAGTATAGCACGCCCGCATCTCAGAAGCAAACTGTCaatcaagttgcattgtgggtaatgtaggcgccaGGTTTTGAAGAAGAACGTGTGGAGTAAAGAGCCCGATATCTCTGGTTGTGCTGCAtgaatatttgttcttttttttctttttttttctaactgtCCATCGTGAGTCTAATAATATTTTACCGTCGTGCGAAGCTAAATCCGAGGACTCTTTTAGACATGCAGAATTCTGCTCACAAtcttttgttctctttcttCCCAAGGAAGCAAAACCACCGGCTGCACAACAACGGCAAAGTGAGAGTTCAGAGAGCTCGTCTGACGTTTACAGTTGGTTAATATATACGGTGTGTCACCTGGTTTTAAAtatgtcttctctctctcttcctctcggAGGTCGGGGGGATGTTCAGCTGCGAATGACCCGTCACCCTCGCGTGGCACCTCACAAATCGTAAGTGGGTAATGAGGAAATATGATCCGCTGGAGATCATCAAACAGAgacaatataatatatcacGCACGTAATCTATGTCTTCTTTCTCAACAGCTGTTGTAAAATTAGGCAGAAATCATCAACATCCTCGTTTGCACAGCTACAGAGAAAAAGCATTAAGGAGAGTGAAGGGAAATAGACGTATAGAATGAGTCAACACAGCGTTTCAGGCTACGTAACAAAggtcaggtcaaaggtcagctagCATTCCTGAAAGCTCTCAGTTTAGATCAATGTGCTCCTGGTTGTTTTCTCTTTACATCCTCTTTTTActctgaaacacatgttcagAGCTATACGCCAACTGAAACTTCTTCCGTGTGCCAAGCAAGTAGGAAACTACtaaaaaatgcaaatgtccTCATCCAGAgccggtgtttggtttgtctgtttaGGGCCACCGTAGAAGCATGGAGATATCAAAGGCTCATTCTGAGCTAACAGAAAGGCAACGATTCTTATTCTTTTAGGTGATTATACAtgaaaacatattatattaatagaTAGATCCCCCTgaatgctacacactggccctgaAGCAAAAAAACCTTTACTGAAACTAAAAAGGCAAAAGTGAAACCTGAAACCTTCAATAAAACTCAACTGAAGAAAAAGAACGCAACTTCTCTGCCCCAAACGAATGGCATCTCACTTTCATCTTGCCTAACTGGGACCTTCCACCTCCCCAGGTGAGCCCAACAGAGCAGGGGTCCAGATCCTGAAACATAATACAAGGTTTCTACGTTGCTGCTGCCATCCCAATTCATCTACGGGCACTCATTACATACCAATAAGCTCTCCAATAATACTGCAGAACTATAGCGTACCGATCTCCGTGCCCAGCCCCTCCCTGCTCAGAGGACACAATTAGGCAAAACCGGTTTACACTCTCCCTTGAAGGCAACCTTTTCACaatattagtgtgtgtttgatgttgaTGGAAATCTTCAGGAAGACTTCAAAGTGTTGAAAACTATGGATCCACCAATATGACACGATCGAATGTACAacgttgtgtgtttttctttgctcGCAGCATGCTCGCTGATGACCTGAAGCTGAGCAGTGATGACGACGACACCCAAAGGGTAGGCgactctgtttttttaaaagttatttagAAGAAGAACGTAATATGTAACTGAcgtaatgttgttttttgtgtctgcATTACTGGAAGATGCATGTTTTATGCTTGTTTTGTAAGATAGCAGTGTCTTCTAATTACACGTGGGATGGGCCAAATGTTTGGtatgacagagacagacacattaaTTGTTTTTCAGGTAATGCTTCATAGtgcgcacacaaacacccacacacacgcagtttAGCTCAACTGCCAATCATGTAAGAACTGTTTCTGTACTTCTGCTACTAAGTCTGATAAGACTTGAAGACACTTCGCTGCTGCTTTGTaagtttctttcttctttttttttggtgcgtgtgtgtgtccctgaagGCAACTCATGGGCCGGCTTCCTGGGTTGGACACAGGTACTAGATTACAATTACCGTGTGGCAATATTGTGCATTTAAGTGGAATTGTGTGATTAACAACTGTATCCGTCTGCCTctatatctctgtgtgtgtgtgtgtgtgtgtgtgtgtgtgtgtgtgtgtgtgtgtgtgtgtgttgactgacAGCCTGTCAGCACAGCGAGCGCACACACATGGCAGGCGAGTGAGACATTCCAGCTCGGACTCTTCGGGCTCAAACTCCACCGCCGAGTCGTGCAGCAGCAGTCTTTACTCCCGGAGCCCCAGCCGGAGCCCAGACGTCCACCCCGACCCGGCATCGCCTGCCGACACGCAGCCCCCGCGCAACAGCAAGGAGGTACCAATGCCGAGCCAcagcctccttcctctccctctgctctcaaTCGTTCCTCCGACCGTGCCCGCCTCGCCTGTACGTCTCTCCCTCTGGTTGTGCGCCCTCGGGTGAATTCTCGACAGGGAGTGGCGGCCTCGAGGCAGTCGACGGCAGGTatggagagggacagaggaaTGAAGAATGACTGTTagttggagaggaggaggaggaggaggaggacgaggaggaggaggggcagagcTAGCTTTGGGAATTAGTGCCTGGGTGTCATGTCAACAGCCCTAGTCTTAAAGAAGAAAGCCCTCGGGAGGTGGAAGTCATCAAGACTCGATCTCATGTTGACATCTACAACTAGAGTTACCTTTGCTTTCCAAACaacagtgcgcacacacacaaaggatgTGGGCTACTTGCATATCATTTTCTCAGATAAGTACCGGTATTGTATGGGTGACTTAGCGCTTGTCGGTATGATGCACTTTAGGAGGCATTGTGGGGGTTGAGACGTGTGCTACGTGGGGATTGAAGGGGGAAACCTGCTCTTCTTTTATGAATGGAAAGCCCTGTAGAACATAGTGGACTCCATTACTAAACATGCACTACGTCGGGCCCCtatagagagggagggagtggagtGTTTGGGgttgggggcggggggagggtgcagtgtggggtgggggtgagggggtggggtgCACAccatgtgtttttcatttacGTGGACTGTTTAAATGTCTCCCAAGGAAGAGATGGGGGTTGGAGTTATGGAAGCAGCGAATCCAGAGTTCCAGGTagcgagagaaaagagggagggccagaaaagaaggagggagagcagTCGAGACGGTACAAGAGATGCAGTGTCTTCTTTGGAAAAGAGGGCGAGGGATGTGgggaggtggtggtgttgggggggggggggtcactgttTGACTTGAGGAGTAGAGGTTTAATTTAGTTCCTGGTCaaagacgagagagagaaacgggaacgtgaaagcgagagagaaagaagttTGCTCTCCAGCCGTGAGTgtcctctttgttttttgttttttttcctgcgtTTTTCTTGTGCTTGTCTCATTTTCGGTTGCCAAGCCAGTTGTTAAGTAAACATTAGGTGATTCATTTGGCATAATTGGATGGGGGTTGAGCTACTGTAAGCACATATGTGGACTGTGAGACCATGTAGAAAGGAGGGTAAAAATGTCAGTTGGAATTTTCGTGAACCCACACTTTTTAGACATGAGTCATAATccagggttgttttttttaattttttttttatgcagttTCAATGGTTTCAACAGCAGCGGGGTCAGATATTTTGTTACGTGCACTTGAAATGGTTCCTTTGCAATGTGAGaatattgtggtatattgtgtTTGTCATTCCTCACGTGGTTAAAGGTCTCTGCTTGCACCTTGTTATCTCTGAACTAACAAATCTAAAGACATGTGTACGgtggtggaatgtaacaaaGTGCATATAATCATGTCCTGTACCCAAGTACAATGTTGACagacttgtactttacttgaatatttcattttttctgCTACTTCACtcctttatatttatatttaggaGCTTCAGTTACTCTTCATATTGGGATGTTTCTACTTTTAAATGatgacacatactgtatgtatgttcCCTGTTCCCATATAACATCCTTCTTATCAAGtcactttaaaatatttgtctttCAAATATGAAAATAGAGTCATACAAGGAACCAAATGTAGTCATAATTGTGTTCATACAATCTGGGCTGTTTTGAACTGAGACTCAACTTCGCACCTGTCTTCAAGTCATAGAAGGTGTGCATTAAGCCTCACTATTAGCAACGATTGATTTTAATTTCATGTGGTTTATGATTCATATTCGTTTCTCTCTCCTGTGCTTTCTTAAGACTGATCACCCCTCCGTGGCCCAGTGGCAGTTGGATAAATGGCTGAAGAAGTCCCGGAGAAAATCTTCCAGCGGTGACCGAGTGCCCTCCGAGAGCATTCCAGGACGTCCTCCCTCTCCCCACACCCAAAGAGCCCCATCTCCAGCCAGGTCCTGGGACAGCAATCAGGAATACAGCCCTAGCCAGAGCCCTATTCCCAGCCCACAATTCAATTTCAGCCACCAGACCTGCCACCTACCTAGCCCTGGTTACAGCTTCTGCCCTAGCCCCAGCCCATTCCCCAGCACATGCCCAAGTCCCAGCCCGAGCCCCGGGCCCAGCCCGATACCCAGTCCGGCTCCAAGTGTTTGTCCCAGTCCGTGTGGGAGCCCGAGAGCCAGCCGTAGCCCCAGCCCTATACCGAGAGACCCTCCAAGAAGCCCCAGTCCAGGCCCACCTGCTCTTTCCAGGGTTCGGCACTGCCCTGAGGTTCAGAGAACACAACCTAGCCTAACGATCAATCCCCACAGGACGAAAAACAGGTCATGGATTACCCCATTGCCTAACACCGAAACCAGGAGCAAGCCTACAAACAGCACTCATCCTCAGCCGCCTCACCAGCACAGGCCCAAGACTCGACCCGCACAGGACCGAGAGCAAAGCAAACCCAAGACTTCTACTGTTTTAAACTCTAACCAGAGTCACAGCCATAAATCTAGACCCACGTCGAACTTTCATCCTAGTTCTAAACAGCTCTCTGAGGCTCCCAAACACACTTCACATTTTGAGCAAATCCAGAGTAGCAGATCCAACCACAACTCCAACCACAAGCCCAGGCCTACATTTCAATCTAGCTCACAACTTAGCCCAAAAACATCAAAGCACTTAGTTCCCACTAATCGTGAAACCCACTCTGGTCATAGTTCACGATCCCAATCTACCCCGAAAGTTGCAACTAATCATAATACGGGGTTGAGCTCCAGATCAAACAATAGCCTTAAACCCAGGGCCAAGTCTTCGGAGGCTACAGCCCCAACTCCTGTGCATGTTAATCATACTACAACAACACGGAAGAAACCCCAGTCCAAGGGTCAGGAGGGAGACCTCAGAGGAGATCATCTGACCCAAGCTGAGGGGAGGGAACacgagagaaaagaggacagatctcggaaaaaacaacaaaggaaACCGGAGAGAAAGGTAGACAGGAGGCTGGCGGAGGAGCAGCTGCATAGACGTCCCTGGATCCATAGTTcgacagaagaagaggaggaggaggaggaggaggaggaggaggagggagagatagagaagcagagcaggagagaggaaacaacaagggttgaaaacaggagagggagggacCAGCAACTTAGACGTGAATGGCAAACCGTCCAGGTCCAACCAGGACTGCTGACCAACACTGAGCGACACCGTCAAGAAGACGACTCACACCATCAGGGGAGGACGAAAAAGGGAGGGagaagtgaggaggagagagagttcCCGAAAGACCCGTCGCCTCCTCCGTCACGTTCCCCGACTCCTCGCAGACCATCCTCCTCGCCCTCGGGCTCCTCCTCTGCAAATTCAGATCCGGAATCTGAATATCAGGCTCCGATCACCAAAGTGCCAGCGGACTCCACGTCTTACAAGAGAGGGCGGCAAGGTCCGGGCAGGCCCGACGCCAACAGACCGAAGGTCGTGCACCCCAGAGGACCCGCCTCGGGTCATCCaagagaggagcagcagagtgAGGGGAAGCAAAAACTCTACACCCTGGTCCCATTCGGGCGAGGTGAACAAACCACAGGGCCTTCCCGGCGAGGGCTCAGGAACCTGGTGGTGCAGATAGACCtctgtcttctcaaaagggtccCGGACAGAACCCCGAGTTCCACTGTTAAgaaaccctcctcctcttcctccccttcatcCACCAGGGACAAGCAAAGAGAGGCCATGAAACACCTGTTTGTCCCCGAGGCTGTGACGAAAGACGGCAAAAGGAAACGCAAGGTAGACGAGGCCTGTGTATTTCCTcgatgtgtatatatgtaagCATCGATACGGGCGTGTTCTTCAacgcgggtgtgtgtgtgtgttttgtgtgtgtgaccagtTGGAGAATGGAGTGTCACACAGAGAAAGCAAGAGGAGTATTCCTCATGCAAATGACCTGCCGGGCCACACGGAGGCCGTATCTCACACGGCGGAGCGCAACTTTGTGACGGAGACCGTGCACAACGGGTACAAATAACGCTGGAAAACGCACACCACACAGACGCAAGTGCGATCGTACTGTTCGCACAACTACAATGCGCGtgttgtacgtgtgtgtgtgtgtgtgtgtgtgtgtgtgtgtacttgcagGTACTTGGAGGAGTACTTGGACAGCAAGAGGCCGCTGTCGCCGCTGTCTCCTCTGTCCGACAGCCCTCGGTCCACCAAGCCTCTCCCCAAATCGAAGACGTCAGAGCAGCACCACGTCCACAAGAGCAGAGACAAGAATAGAGATTCCGCTTTAAAGGTCTGACAGAGAAGTGCTTGTTTAGATCATCCCGAATTTTTATTTCTCGCTTTTTGGTTtacttcaccttttttttttaatttccttcacCCTGTCTCACCGCACAGCCCAAGATGGAGGTGGAATGTGCAAAAGTGTCGAGACCGCCGTCCGAGTCCTGGGGCCTGGCGGGTCACAGGGGCGCCGTGCCGAGCAATGAGACGTGAGCCACGCGCCGTTtcgtgtgatatatatatatatatatatatatatatatatatatatatatatatatatatatatacgcaccgACCAGACGTCCATGTGTGTTGTGATGTGTACTGGTGGCCGGAAAAAGGCGTTGCGACTGCACAGCACTTATTGTTCTGTATTTCTGTGCATCTTAGTCCGCACCACGCTGAGTACTACTTACATGAAGCTAAAAGGATGAAGCACCGTGCAGACGCAATGGTGAGTCATTGATCTCGGGTCTGAATGTAAATTGCGGCCAGTGAAGctaaaactccccccccccacacacacacacacaccacccccctcccacccagGAAGAATAGCCGCTGCTTTGGCTGCAGCTATTAGcgatattaatacatttaatcaaATGAAAATTGAAGAAGCACATTTTGGGAGGTGAAGTGTGAAGTTGAGCTCAGTaagaaaagcacacaaacaGTTTCATGtacacactttgttttcagGGACGGTACAAAGTACCTCATGAGAAACATAAAGAAACTGTATGCATGAACTATATAGTGTATTTGAATGCTAAGCCACGAGGCCTGTGTCAAATTACTTTGGATTTTTGATAGGTTCATATTTGATGAGCAAATCAGAGAAGTCAAATAAGCGTTTTTAGGTAGACCAGTAAAGAGGACGCTGCATTAatctaaaaaaactaaagataCATTATACGTTTTTTTTTGGCATCTTGTGGAGACATGAACTCTGTTAttgtaagttttttttaatgtatttttgtatggTAAATGGCAGTAATGTTGGTTCAGGGTTGTGTAACATAAATAACACCTAGAATTTGTGAGCGATGTGGTATATTTACAGGGAGAGAGATGCTCAATAAGAACATATTCACTGCCCAAGAAAGTCTTAAAGAGATCTTCGtctattacaacaacaaaaaaacaacaacaaaaatggaAGTTACTGAGTGATTCAGTCACATAGTGTTTCCAAAACTCAAAACATGAATTCTTTAGCTGTTATCCAAGTGAGAGTTGCATCTTTAAACACATGTTGTGACCCCACATATCTGCTAAAACCAGGGAGAAAACAATATTACATCTAATATTTCCactatgcattttatttgtaacacactttgttattaaaaaaagaatctcagagtgccacagaggcAGTACATAGTTCAAAACAAACTAGCTGAcagtgatttaacacaaagcCTCCCTCCACTCGTCTGTCTGGCTTGACTGAAGCTGGCAAATGAAGGTGAAGAGACTCACACTTGTTATTGGACacctttgatttttttttaccaccttttttgttttttgtgctaAACACCTCCTGGATACACCGTTCTACAAAGAGCTCATTCCTACTTGTTTTAGACACTTGAGGCTATGAAACTATTTCTTTcatgtttgtctctctctctcccatcctgACTTATGTTGCATGTCTTACATCCATGTCATCCAGGTGGATAAGCTGGGGAAGGCTGTGAATTACGTGGACGCCGCCCTCTCCTTTATGGAATGTGGGAAAGCAATGGAGGAAGGGCCACTAGAGGCCAAGTCTCCTTATACCATGTACTCAGAGACAGTGGAGCTAATTAGGTGAATTGCAAAttcatgcaacaacaaaaaaacaagatacaagacatttctttttattttgagaaacaaACATACACTCTCAGACATATACGTGAGCTGCAGCTCAATTGGTAACCGCCCCCTGTGTGTCTTAAGGTACGCAATGAGGCTGAAGAGCCACTCCGGCCCTGGAGCGAGACAGGAAGACAAACAGCTGGCGGTTCTGTGGTGCGCATGTAGTTTTCATCTGTTTACGCCACATATGTATCTATCATCACATTGAAGGAGGACCTGCATTTCGACGATGATTTGCGGGCCACTGACCggagtctctttgttgttgtcgtccaCAGTTTCCGATGCCTCGCCCTCCTCTACTGGCAAATGTTTCGGTTAAAGAAGGACCATGCATTTAAGTATTCCAAAGTTCTGTTGGACTACTTTAAGgtacatctaaaaaaaaattcaaaaaacaGGTTCTGGGTACATCCAGAGAGATTTCTGGACGGTTTTGGGCCGGATGTAAACATCTGGGTTTGGGTGGCTAATTGATGGTGTCATTACAGAGTTCTCCCAAAGTGCCTTCTACACCACCCTGTTGGAGTGACTCTGGGAAGTAGGTGGATAATAACTATATTACATGATCTCTGTTTGATTCATTTTGCTTTTCATTCGAGCCACCAAAATGCTCATTGATCCCTACCACGCTGAATGTGCATGTATTTTCATCACCAGGAGCACGGGAGGAACACCTTCTTCCCTCTCGCCCAACGCCAAACACCTCGGACGGGGTTCACAGGAGGCCAGCGCCTTCCCCTCTCTCATCAGCATTCCCCAACGTATCCACCAGATGGCAGCAAATCACCTGAACATTACCAACAGTGTCCTGTACAGCTACGAGTACTGGGAGGTGGCAGACAACCTCACACAGGAGAATAAAGGTATAGAAGCGCCTCtgatgaacatgaacatgagccACACGTGTAAAAATTGATGTTTTGTGAGGATTTTGAGATCACTgtcttcatttcattttttttccattacagAGTTCTTCAACTACTTGAATACTTTGTCTGGGCCATTGACTCTTCACAGTAGCATCGCTCATGCTGTCCAATACACCAGGCAGGCTCTTCAGTGGATACGCATTAGTGCCAAACTGAACTAACAAGGAGAGGATTTACAATAATCTGTCTCGCTTTGAAGAGGCAAGACTCTGGATCTCTATGCAGCCGACAGGAGAGCGCCGATACCTTCAGAGCTGTTGGTTGAAATCCCGTGGAGCCCGACGATCCTCAGAGGATGTTGGGGTGCTCACTTTGTGCAAAGCCTTCTGAAGGAGCAGTCTTTGAACGTGTCACTGATGAACTATACCTGCAGCTTCTTCCTTTACCGTTGGATTAAACTGAGGAGTCGTGTGTGCTATGGATTCAAAGTCTGTAATAATTTGCCAAATGTCCTGCGTTGACAGAAACGGGACTttcttttttgatactttggaAGAAATCGTTTACCCAGCAGACTTTTTCTCTCGggccaaaacagaaaaaaaaagttcatcaAAATCCACTTTCTACCAAGTAGGAAACGTGTCTGCATCTTTTCTAATGAAggttttaattatatatatatattttttaataaatatcttttgttttcacttttacatgtttttactgTGCAATATTCTGtttttagaagaaaagaaaaaagaacgaaagaaataaaatgttgagtGAGTTGCTGACATTCTTTtatggaaaacaaatatttgtgtatttgtgttatttattttgtgaacaATTGAAGTCGAAGAGGTCACACACGTCATGGTATTGTGTCTGGTTCAGGagtttgcattttaaaataccAGCTTCTTACAGCCTTAGCGGAAAAGCtatcattaatttttttattatttgaattgtacaacaaacaaaagatgTGGCATGGGAAGGTATGAATGTGGGAAATTCTGCAGATACAGGCGTACACTGTTTCTTCTGCGTCATTATTAGTCATCATTTATGAACAAGGATGCCCCAAATACACGGAAACTTGTTTC from Cyclopterus lumpus isolate fCycLum1 chromosome 21, fCycLum1.pri, whole genome shotgun sequence encodes:
- the aff3 gene encoding AF4/FMR2 family member 2 isoform X3; its protein translation is MSKPPAAQQRQSRGDVQLRMTRHPRVAPHKSMLADDLKLSSDDDDTQRATHGPASWVGHSLSAQRAHTHGRRVRHSSSDSSGSNSTAESCSSSLYSRSPSRSPDVHPDPASPADTQPPRNSKETDHPSVAQWQLDKWLKKSRRKSSSGDRVPSESIPGRPPSPHTQRAPSPARSWDSNQEYSPSQSPIPSPQFNFSHQTCHLPSPGYSFCPSPSPFPSTCPSPSPSPGPSPIPSPAPSVCPSPCGSPRASRSPSPIPRDPPRSPSPGPPALSRVRHCPEVQRTQPSLTINPHRTKNRSWITPLPNTETRSKPTNSTHPQPPHQHRPKTRPAQDREQSKPKTSTVLNSNQSHSHKSRPTSNFHPSSKQLSEAPKHTSHFEQIQSSRSNHNSNHKPRPTFQSSSQLSPKTSKHLVPTNRETHSGHSSRSQSTPKVATNHNTGLSSRSNNSLKPRAKSSEATAPTPVHVNHTTTTRKKPQSKGQEGDLRGDHLTQAEGREHERKEDRSRKKQQRKPERKVDRRLAEEQLHRRPWIHSSTEEEEEEEEEEEEEGEIEKQSRREETTRVENRRGRDQQLRREWQTVQVQPGLLTNTERHRQEDDSHHQGRTKKGGRSEEEREFPKDPSPPPSRSPTPRRPSSSPSGSSSANSDPESEYQAPITKVPADSTSYKRGRQGPGRPDANRPKVVHPRGPASGHPREEQQSEGKQKLYTLVPFGRGEQTTGPSRRGLRNLVVQIDLCLLKRVPDRTPSSTVKKPSSSSSPSSTRDKQREAMKHLFVPEAVTKDGKRKRKLENGVSHRESKRSIPHANDLPGHTEAVSHTAERNFVTETVHNGYLEEYLDSKRPLSPLSPLSDSPRSTKPLPKSKTSEQHHVHKSRDKNRDSALKPKMEVECAKVSRPPSESWGLAGHRGAVPSNETPHHAEYYLHEAKRMKHRADAMVDKLGKAVNYVDAALSFMECGKAMEEGPLEAKSPYTMYSETVELIRYAMRLKSHSGPGARQEDKQLAVLCFRCLALLYWQMFRLKKDHAFKYSKVLLDYFKSSPKVPSTPPCWSDSGKSTGGTPSSLSPNAKHLGRGSQEASAFPSLISIPQRIHQMAANHLNITNSVLYSYEYWEVADNLTQENKEFFNYLNTLSGPLTLHSSIAHAVQYTRQALQWIRISAKLN